AACACACAAACTATAAAACAGATGGTAGGCACAAAAGAATAACAGTCTATGGAATTCAAAATTAGTCCAATAATGCAGCCAATATCAATTTGAGATAGAGAACTTTGACAAAATATTAGCAACCAAACTAATCAGCAATAGAAGTTCTACCCAACTGAAAATAACTGCCACAAACTTTAATGTATTGGTAACCTAAGAGTAGCAGAAACTTAATGTATAATTTTGGTTACCAACAACTCCAATTTGCTTCAAGTGGAAAGGGAATCAACGATCCGTGCTCACTAGATGGAATCGAAGATGATGGCCGCTACAAACTTGAAACCGCATTGATGGAATAAGCTTGACTTAGAACCACTTTTTTTTAGTCACAAAAAGAATATTATATTATGAAAATGAAGCCTGAAGAGGCAGAACAAAATGATACAACATGATCCCGTATAGTTGTGGTATGCATTAAGCAGAAGAGATGTCAGtactcaaaaaaagaaaaaaaacatttaCGTCAAAAAATTATTGAGCAGTTATGAGTAATTTATCATCACATATGAAGCTTATTGAGTAAAAAGAAGTTTCTAATGTCTAGTACGCATAccaactttttcaatttttcaatatTACTATTACGCATGAAAGGGGAAGGAAATTGAACTCTATAAAatgtaagaatggtcaaactaGACTTCATTTTGGCCATCATATGCAAATCTTGGCATCACGCATGACCTATGCTTCATCGCGTGAGGCCCCCTTCACACTTTCACTGAGACATTAGAGATCTTGAGTTACAAGAAGTCAACTCCAAAGCAAAACACAgatagaaggaaaaaaaaatcaatcttgGAGCCAAAAGTCTGTTTCTGAAAGAAAACACATATAATATACCCTACTCACCCAAGAAGCATACAATCTAATATCatagtactttttttttcaatgactTAGTTAAGATTTTGTTATCACTCACGTACCGTAAACAATGACTTTGCCAAAAGCAGATCGACATTGCAATTCTAATCATTTCTAAAGTTCAGCACGCATGAAATAATTTGAATTTCTATGGTCTTAATTAGGCATCAAATCAGAAGTTCACATCTTCTACATAACTACTTTTTCCTAATGAAAAAATATAACTCTTTCACTTTTATGTGGTTAGGTACCATAAACTCAGGCCAGTCTACAATAGCAATTACTTTGATAACACCAATAGCAACGTAGACATTTTGAGTAAACTTTTGTCCTTCTTTATCCATGCCTACTCATTCAATGCAAGCTTTTTGTGTGTTGTTTGGGGGGGGGGACATTCTACTAGGATCAGCATTTAAATATCTCTTACAGCAATGCTGGCTGCTGCAAATAGtccaaaatcaatttctcaacTCCCTCCAATCTATCAACAGTGTATTGCCCAGAGAACTGCAAACCAAAAAATTATTTGGGCAGTAACTACATATATCAAAGAACCAAATAACAATACTCTGACATAAACTAGCTTACCTGATTTGATAGGGAAGGCTGGTAACCCTTCACAGGAGTGTTGAAACCTGAGTTTGGCACATTAACTGAAGTACTGGTATTTTCTTACAACTTCTAtaggaagaaaatgaaaaagatcaaTTGAAGGAACCatcagaaaccaaaaaaatgTTTCATAATCATGCCTAATGGCATGTGAGATATGCAAACATTTGAAGCCTATCTCATAAAAAGTTGGATTAATACCCGTAACCTGGTATTATAGCAGTGCACGTATATTCAATCAACAAAGTGGTTTGCAATCTCATTATACTCGGTGACAGGCCTGAAGTTACAAAAAAGGAAAGCTAATCTTCCAATTCAGAAactgaaaaaaatgaaacttgGAACGAATAGAGTGAACAACTACAATTCATTTGCGCACTTGGCATGCTATAACATGCTCCTACTGAATCTTCACCCAGGCATATTAATCAATAAAGGGTAAACGAACATTTGTATACGTGCAGTAAAAGTGTCTTATATATACCTACCATATGGCCTAAAAATTTTACCCTTTCACCACCTCACACTCCATGCTAAAGTGAAACTGTTAATAAttagaaataaaaattaaaaagtgacTCCTTAGAATCCTCACTGCTATTAGTACAATCTTATAATTGAGTTTAACGAGTTATTAGTTCTCAAAAGGTAGCCTATGAGATTGGAAATGAGTAAATTCAAAATGATacatttcatgattttttttttcaaaacagtGATACCATTCCAACTGGATGATTCTGGTACTAGGTAAGTGGGGTTTTCCCCACAACAAATATTATGTGGGCAAAACAAGACACACTGAAAAACTCTGTTAATTCTGCCATATTGCGTCCGCCACATACTCGAGCCCAATTTAGAGACCTTGTTGCCTACCTGGTTAGGCATGagtgagcaagagagggaggTGAAGGATCCTGTAATTGAGGCCATGGCTGGATCAAGAGAGAAAAATGGATCTGAAGAGAGGAAGagaaggaaggaaaattgggAAAGGAACGAAGTGGCGGAGAGCACGAAGAGTATGTATAGTTCACTTTGAGCCCCTTCAGCATAGATCAATCTCTCAAttaattgcttttttttttctaatttcagTGAGTTGAAGGATCAaaaaatttcgaaacaaaagGGATGTAACGAAATGGAGAACCCCATTAGGTGGTCTCTGTTTTGCTGGTTATCAGACGAAAGGCGAAAGAATTCTTCAAGCTGAAAGGCCAATCATGCAAATTGTCATCGGCTTTATCGGATTCCCATCCACATCTACTCTTCCTGCCATTTCGTCTTCCCCAAATCCTTAACCCTCCGTCACCCACCTTGCTCCTACCCCATTTCCCATGCGTTCCCGGACaagaaataaagtaataaaaaaaagcTATCAATTTTGTTGAAAATGTATAGGTTACCTGGTAGTAATCTTCCTTCAGATGGCAATTTTCAATGAACACCGTAGCTCCACTGTTGCTAAAAGCCCAGATACCAATTCCCGTTCAAACTCCATGCTGTTGTTGATTATGCTGCCTTCTTAAAGGTTTACCTGTTTGCCTTCAAATTGGAGAGAGTTAAAAATCGGggggaagaaagagaaagaaacaagGGATTCGGTGGTGAGAGGGGTGAAGGATTTAGGTTTTTTACAGAGAGTTTATTTGATTGAGGGTTTTAGGAGAGAGCACTGGGATGAAAAAAGAGTAAAGTACATTGGATTCATTGGAGTAGTTAGAATATTTCCCCCAAAAAAATGGCGCTGAAGTGTAGCGCCATTATCTTTCCcgcttttgtttttcattttttacttCTATCTGGATAAGTTAGAGTGATACGATGTCGTACTGGtcattttctttgtcactttaATGACGTTCCTTACTGCATGTTACATTAACTTGCTGTTGTGACACTTTTAGGAAAATGTCATATTAAGTGTGTGACTAAAGGTGCTTTTTGTAGTAGTGGTCCTACACCCTAAGAACCCATGGGGATTTCTTTTACAAGATCATTTGCAGAGAAGATGAACAATAAAAGTATTCATAGTTGGGAAAATTTCTAATTTATCTTTGCTATTTCTAGCTGAATAACAAGTACTTAATAAGGCAGAAGAACATTTCAAGTCTTGTTGTCACTTTATTTTATGGTCCCTTAATTTTGACGTGTACGTAAATTTGCCATGGACTTCAGTCAAAGCACTACAACTTGGTAGTAAGTTCAAAATGCTCCTTTTAGTTTTGTCCGACAAATTTAGCATGCTTTTGTCATCAATAGTACGAGATGCAAGCGTATTATTAAAGATGCAAGGTACCAAACACCCCATGGACTTGTAAAAGCCCGTTCTCTCTAAATTTTGATTAGCCAAATATCCAAGCAAGTACAAATTGTAACATCGCATCAAATCAGACATATAACATCCCCTGACATACATAaaatacaaaaggaaaaattgtgaacataaaacaagtaaacaccaGAAATTGCAAACTAAGGAGATTATGTTCAGATTTACAATCAAAACGCATTAAACTACCTTCGAAGAAACTTAAATCATCCTTAAATTTTTGAGCAAAGACGAACAAAAAAATTTGTACCCTCTCAAGAATAAAATTCCTTAATGGTCTTGGCTGAAATCTGGTTTATTCACTACAAAACCATCACAAGATTTGTTATAAAAATAAAGCCACAACAACACATAATCATAGCAAATAAGTGACATAAAAACTTAGGCGTGAAGAAGGAAAAATGTACCTGAATATTTTCGTCTACTAACAAGCTAGTGTTTCGTACATGACTATGGATTAATGAAGGATTGCATGCCCACATTAATGCCTATACAAATGCAAATACAGCACAATTATATTTCATGTCTTCacacaaaaataaaagcaagCTGTACATTACCTGACCAGGAGAAATGATCTGAAACCAATTACTATCCATTAACTCCTTATTGCATCCATGCTATGAATCTGATTGCAATAGGCCATAGGATGATCCTATCAGGTTCGAATTTACATTCTCAACATAATTGGGTGCTCCAATGTGATCATGATTGTGAGTTTCATATGCATCTGTGCACACTTTAGTACATTTTTGTCTATCATGTCCAAATGACCTGTGAACAAAAAATTGCCAAGCacaatccaaaaacaaaaagattgAATATATAAAGGAGTATATGAAGTGTATATATATAGCTAACATTTTTGGCCTTCTAACATCAAGCCAATGAGTGGAtcaattaatttcctagagcccAAAAGTTTCACTTTGGGAAGAGGTGGTTTTCACTCCACTAAAAGGGTCTTTACCTACAATTGGAATCTAAGGGCACAATAGGAGTAAAAGAGGTACTGATGTACATATAATTGTTTGcctatttctttttgtttcataCGGCTAATGCCACTTTGTACTTTTCAACCATACTTTGATTCCTACTCTAATTTCTAAACTTAAAATAAGACACTTTAGTctctatatataaaatttacccctTTCGAGTAAATTCGTTGACTAACagaagtgagacaagttttatACTTAGGTAGAAGAAATTTTGTACTTTAAGGACTAAAGTAAGACAGATTGTATATCTTAGGAACTAAGGTGGGACCAGATTTATACTTTAGGAATAAAGTGTcctattttgaaattcaaaattcaaagtgGAAATTCGGTTCATAGTTGAAGGATGCATCCACAggtttaaataatttatttaatagttttatcatctgattttttcttttagtcttgaagaaatagaaattaCCAAACAAATTAGTGCAGTCAACTTGTCCTCTtaaattatgcataaaatcGAACTTTTGTATGCCTAATGAAAACACTACATAGTTAGAAGTTAAAATGCTTGTTGCATTTGACAAATAAATTACTCTATTTGGGTCGGTGGATTTGAATTCAATAAATCATTCAGTCgaatggatttggaattatgaTCAATTGAAATACATTGTTTGGCACAAATGTAGTTCAAGCTCTAATTTATTGTATACTAATATTTTACACACCACAACCCcccttcccaaaaaaaaaaaaaaaaaaagatgatcaaGTTGGCCGGCATAACTGAAATTCGTCAACTGTGGTTTTAATCAAGTTGTTTGGTGCTTTCTAACCCCGTACAGGCATCAATCATATCatacaaatttcttttggacatttcatcaaacatcTTATATGCATTCCCAAATTAACCACTTTTCACATAAACGCCGACACACGACTATGTTTCACATACAGTGTCTAAGTCATTTCCCAcatatttttcaacaaaatattgacaaccaaatcaaaaagataaataaattaaaGCAATATAATCAAGCGATTATCAAGAAACATGATGGTCTAACCTCTTGGCTGCTATTTTTCATCTGCTCTCTTGTCGGATACCACCACCGCAGCCCTAATAAAAATTTCAACCTTTTTGTTGGGTCTGCATATGCCAGCATCGAAAACCGATCGATCAAGAAGGAGAGAGGGAAAGTGTGAActaaacaagaaaattgagccaggaaaaaaatttctattcCATCATATCGTGAAgtgagaagaaaataaaaagaaggcaAGAAACTTTAGAGAGACGTGATAACCCAAAACCGTTTCAAAATCCGGTgatttttttacttaaatatgtaaattttttacttttaatattagtaagtttaatttaaacaaaagtaaattttgtcaaataataagtaaattaaattactcaaagtgtaaatttctatttctgactaaaacttactctttcaggcatatacttactaattttaattaaaaacttactaacgtcaatattaattattttaatataatatttaaaaagtcaCTAAAAAACCTGATCTGTCACTAAAGGTAATGAAACTTATAATAGTTGGTTTCCCTTATATCGTTATCATAACTATAGGAACTGTAGCATTGtccattttttctgttttcagtTCTTTGGCCGTGTTTTCCGTAATTTATTGTGATAATAAGAAAACCGTATACGAAATAGCTCTTGCTTAAGAGTACCTattttagttttgtttcttttttctgttttcagtTCTTTGAAAGTGTTATCCGTAATTTGTTATGCATTGCACTTTTGTACATTCTCCAATTATTTTCTCCTATAACATACTCACTTATGGTATAAGAAGATTTTTATTCCTTTTGACTGCATTTGGTAAATCTTAATGTGCATTCGTTTGAGTGCAAAACTaaagcaagcattttcctctttgGCAACGAAAGAAGTCACCGACAGAATTACTGGATACTGCATTCACATTCATTGTCCAAACTAAAAGCATATAATTATGTGGCACTAAAACCATTCACTTCATAAAGATTTCATTCCTTCCTCTTTTTACATTGAGAATATATGCAACAGAAATGGCTTCCTTTCATTTTCAGGTTCATCTGAATCATCTCTTGCTCATAATCCTGCTCCTAACTCTTGTGAAAAAACCATCATTCAGTGTCAGACCGGACGATCCTACTTTTCAGTTGATCATCAAAATTTGTGACCAAATTCCAGAAACGCTGTTCTGTATAGACGTCTTAAAACAAAATCTATCTAGTCCATCAACAGATGCTCGAACTTTTGCTGAAATATCGATCAATCAAGTACTGACAAACGTTACCAATACTTTAAGTGCTGTAAAAGAAGCAAAATCTCATGCAAGTAAGGAGGTTGCAGACCTTCTTACAATTTGTGAAGAGGGTTATACCGAAGTATCTTCTTCGTACAATGATGCATTGCGGGCACTTGCCATCAATGATAGTTCTTCTGTGTTCTTGGATGAAGAACAGTCCGAAAGGCCTATAAATGACTGCACAAATATCATTAATCCTGTGCTGCCTCAGTTTGAAAAATATAACGCCCAAAATATAGCACTTCAGAGGATCTcagttgctgctgctgctataTATTTCCAGCGACCACCTAGTCTTGGGGCCTGCAAAAGTTGAGTCCTCGGGCTTTTGAAGGACGTATGTAGCTTTGAGACTGGCGTTCGATTAGatatatattgtaattcatttctATCCTGTTCTCTTGTTTCTTCCACTGGTTTGAAACTCAGACCGACATCGTCTCGATCAAGCGAGTCGATGGTTTCAACCAATAAGGTTGGGTTCAAAAACTGAAGAACTTAATGATgtaataatgaagtcataaatatattttaattctaaataaaataaaataatatttaaaaaaaactacCTTTGAATCTGGCATACTTAATGAGTTTTATAGCTAATATAAAGTAGTGGCGGAGCTAAGATATTGTTCCAGCGGAACAAAATATGAAATAAAGTTCATTTAGTTCTATTAATAGGAATGCTTGCTCTTCTATTCTTACTTTAAGACTTGTgattgcttgatcaccaattgTAAATCATGATAATTGTTGTTAATTTATGAAAGGAGTTGACAAtggggggagggagtgtaagcaagAGGTCTCGGGTTCAAATCCTTctacttacactaaaaaaaaaaaaaaaagaagaaagtagTTGACAATGATAAAAATGCAATAAGTGGAACCTAAGGATTAGGCACATGAAAGTAGTGGTACACTTAGTGATAATTGACCATTTCATCTATAGTTAGAAGCATTTAGTGGATTCTTGTAAAACCCACGATTTTTGGGCTTATTTTATCTTGCccaatttaattaaatggtaatttATTATGGGTAAAAGCGAAAATAATTGCAGGTTAGGTTAAATGGTTAATTAAGGGGTAAGATGAGATAAAATAGGGTGAAAGTTTACCATAGTTAAAACTCCTACCTAAACTACCTACTAGTGGGTGGTTATTAGGGTTTAGCATACTtatcaaaacaaaaaaggaaaaaaaaataacctATTCCCTACCTTTCATTGTCTGCCTCCCCTTAGAGCAAGAGCCGTTGGAGAGTAGAGAAGGAAAATCAGGCGTCGCCATCAATCAATCATACGACTAGACCCCTAAACTCATAAGTCCTAAATTCATGTGAAACTTCTCTTTTAAGTTCTATTAGTCGGATTAATTATCCTAAAGATTTTACAGATATGTATTATGTTATATATAGAGATATATGCTAGTATATGAGATTTAGGAGGATTCATATTTGATTTAGTAAAAATAGGATGTTAGATGAATGGGTTGCCCCAAATCTgtcgaaagaaaaaagaaggagaagagcAGCGGCGTTGCTGTTTTTGCCAGGCAGAAGCGCCACAGGAAAAAAAAGTGGGGGCCGCCATCTCTGGCGGCAGAGGAAGAATCCCAAAGGTTGGCCgagaccaaaagaaaaaaaaaaatttttgaagcaaGATTATAGTTGGCCTTTGTCGGCCAACCAATTGAAGACTTGGGTTGCCAGAGAGTCTGGCGACCATGAGCAGACATGGTTGGCCAAGAGGCGAAACCATGGGTCCAACCCACCTTCTAATTAATATGGCAAATTAGATATGGactaaaatataatataaaatatagTAAATGtctaataaataaattttaaaactataaattATAGTTTATAGTGGgcattaaaattcaggacaCAATTTAATATAATTGTTGGAATTGAGGTTTAGTCATGTAAAATTATACTTAGTTAATTACGTATAAGATATTCAAGTAGAAACCTAAAACACCGTAATTTAGCCGTATTAAGCCAAATTAGACAAGGTAAGATAAGTTCTAAATTGTTAAACGAAAtgcttaaaataataataataataataataataatgctaATAATGGTACTAATAATAACACTAATGATAATAATCATAGCGGTAAATAATAATGTTGATGATAACactaataataatgataataataataaggaataattataaattataaattgatATGGTAAGATAGTTGTCAAGATAATAAGCATGTTTATGAATAATTATTCTCttttaaattaggaaactttactAAAAGGAGAGCCGTTCCGattaagaaactttctaaaaatagaaactttccaaattaggaaactttccaaaaatagaAATCATCAATTTAAGGAAGATGCTATTAGGGTTCATATAATGGGCTAGACATGAATCCTTGACTTACTCAGAGTTTGTATATTTATGCATCTATAGGAAGTAACAACTAATTAGGGAACTtatgcatttgataggtacgGTACAAGGATCTAAGGTAGTTCCACTCGAGCAGCTAAACAaaggtaggtggtacttacccttctgagatttcaaaggtgcaaaaatgaaatttttgttttcaatcctATGTTGTTGTGTTGAATCGAAATGTATTTGGTTAAATGTTTTActtggatatttatgaaagttatatttctttttatacAAAAACGGACCATGTGACTTCTTTGAAATGTTTCGATACGTTATTATATACCAAACGAACGGaatcttttatgaaatcaaAGATTTATATATGTGGCGTGTGGAATGAATTTTTGACAAGTAAAACTCAAAACAGTCATGGGATAGacggtaggggctatagtcctgTCTACTGCCATGGTAGCCTAgtataaagtccggccgattggcgaggtcatggtagcctggtataaaacCCAACCGATTGACCAATTGACAaagtcatggtagcctggtataaagccCAGCCGATTGACAAGGTTAGGGTAGTCTGGTATAAAGTCTGGTCGATTGACCCATGTATGAAATGAGACCAATCGGTAGTCATGAAACCTATTGGTCGCCCACCTAGAAGGGGTAAAATCTCTAGGTTGAGTACTCAGTAGCCTGTCATTGCATGTACTTGTTTTGAGCTGATCTGAAAGAAGATTTATGGACTgatatgaaatgatttatgaacTGGTTTGAAATAAGACTTATGAGCTGATTTGAAATGATCTATGAACTGATATACAACGTTTTATAGGATTATTTATGAATGGATATGAAGAGACTTATGAATTGTTATAAAGTGATTTAAGACATTACAATTTCTCATGTATAATTATCAATAAGATGCCTTTTAAACTGCAGATCATTTCTTACTACTGATTGGTTTATAAACGACGTTACCTTCCTGATTTTGAACGTGAACAAGATGCAATGATTTGATTATATCTATATATGTATCTATAAAATTAAGAGTGCATGGCCCAACAGAGGGGTAAATATTACCTGTTGAGCGATGTGTCGCTCAACCCACTTCTTACCATTTTTGCAGATTCTGAAGAGTACGAATTGGTTTACGTAGAAGACCCTGAGGAtgacttttattagttttagatGAAAAAAATTGGCAAGTTAGCTACTTCTAgttgttagttttatttacttttattttcgcTGTTTCAATCAGAGAATAAATGTACGAACGTCTTGAACATTGTAGACTTTCTTTTATACGTGGTTTGTACCGCACTTTATTTAGTTAAATTATTTAGTACCTTTAAAGTTAAATTAGTTGATGTAgccttgtattcttgagtgaGACTTGGGAGTACGGCGGATGTCATGTGACGAGCACGTGCGGACTCGGGGCGTGACAATTCTATACCCTATAACAATTGTGTTTAGTTGAGTATTTTCAAATTGTTAATTTTTCCTGCATTGTTTTGTTGGTTCCGAGTTAAAATAATCATATAATTAACAA
This portion of the Coffea eugenioides isolate CCC68of chromosome 11, Ceug_1.0, whole genome shotgun sequence genome encodes:
- the LOC113751488 gene encoding uncharacterized protein LOC113751488 encodes the protein MASFHFQVHLNHLLLIILLLTLVKKPSFSVRPDDPTFQLIIKICDQIPETLFCIDVLKQNLSSPSTDARTFAEISINQVLTNVTNTLSAVKEAKSHASKEVADLLTICEEGYTEVSSSYNDALRALAINDSSSVFLDEEQSERPINDCTNIINPVLPQFEKYNAQNIALQRISVAAAAIYFQRPPSLGACKS